Below is a window of bacterium DNA.
CCGCGGACGCGATGGCTACCGCTACGCCGAGGGTGAGGAGGCCGTCTCGATCGATCCGACGCGCACCGGCCGGCTGCACATCCTCGAGGTCCAGCGCCTGATTCGCTGCATGCCCAAGATCGTGATGGCGGTCGTTCCCGGCTATGCCGTCGGCGGCGGACACAGTCTGCACGTGACCTGTGACTTGACCCTCGCCAGCCGCGAGCACGCGGTGTTCAAGCAGACGGACACGGACGTGGCGAGCTTCGACGGAGGTTTTGGTTCGGCTTATCTCGCCCGCCAGATCGGACAGAAATTCGCTCGAGAGATCTTCTTCCTGGGCCGCAGCTACAGTGCCGACCAGGCCCATCAGATGGGCATGGTCAACGAGGTCGTGCCCCATGCCCAGCTGGAGAGCACCGCTTTGGACTGGGCTGCAGAGATCAACACGAAGAGCCCCACGGGACAACGCATGGCAAAGTTCGCCATGAACCTGATTGACGACGGATTGATCGGGCAACAGATCTTCGCGGGCGAAGCAACGCGACTCGCCTATATGACCGATGAAGCGGAAGAGGGACGCGACGCATTCCTCGAGAAGCGCAAACGCGACTTCTCGCGCTTTCCCTGGCACTTCTGAGCGCAGAAACGGGGATCGAACGAGTTCCGGACACCGAAACGCGAGATCGGAAGCGCCGCCCTACGCGGCGAGAGTTGCGACCACGACGAATCGAACGCCCGGTTCTACTCCGTTCCGGTCGTCCCGAGATAGCGCGCCAGGAGTCGTGTGACTTCCTCGACGAACCTGTCCTGATCGAGTTCGTGGATGCCGCGCAAAACGAAGCGATGAGCGAGGCTCTCAGCGGTCTGAACCACTAGATGAGCGGCGAGATCCATATCGTCGATCCCAAGCCCGCGCCGAAGCAGAACCGCTTCGAGCGCGTGGGCCAACGATTCCTCGAATCGCAAGACACAGGAGTGTGTTTCGGGAGGATGCTCCGCTTCATCGAAGAGAATCCGGTGAAGACCGGGGCTTCGCGAGTGGAAAACGACGATGGTCTCGACGAAAGCACGCAGTACTTCTTCCAGGGATCTGCCTTCGGCCCGCTCCAGTAGAGAGAGGATCTCCTGGAGTTCGCGTTCCAGTTCCCGCTCCGCCAGAGCGACGACGATCGAATCCTTGTTGGGGAAGTACTCGTAAATCGAGCCAATGGAAACGCCGGCCCGCTCGGCGATGCGATTTGTGGTTCCCGCAGCGTAGCCGTGGGCTTCGAACACCTGAGCCGATGCATCGAGGATCGCCTCGACCGTGAACTGGGAACGAGCCTGCGAAGGTTTCTTGCGGGCCGATGTCGGACGGTTCTGGGCCATGAAGATCTGCCGTCCCAGCAGTGAGCAGTTGATGGATGCGAATCAGTTCGAACGAGCCGGGAGATCCAGGGCTGCTTCGGCGAAATCTTCGAGGATGACCTCGTTGTTGAGGGGCAGAATTCGCGAAAGGAGGATCAGCGGCCAGAGCGTGATGATTCCAGTCTCGCGATCGAAGCCATATCCGCCATGGGTCTGTAAAGAGATGTCGCAAGCCTGGTAGGCGGCCTCACTGGCCGCGCATTTCGCAACGCTCGAATACACGCCGACATCCGCTTCATGGTTCGCGTAGGAGCCAACCGCTCGCGCGATGGCGAGCTTCGCCAGTTCGAGTTCGGTCCGGGCTCGGACCAGTCGATGCTGAATGGCCTGATAGGCTCCGATGGGCTCCTCGAAGATCGTGCGATTACCGGCGTATTCGACCGCTTTTTCGAGAACGTTCTCGCCCCACCCGATGGCGGTGACCGCGGTCATGAGGAAGAGCAGATTGGCGCTGGCCGCGATCGCTTCAGCGGCGGAATTCTCCGGTCCGATCAGATCGGCTCGCGATACCTCGACATCTTCGAAGACCACGTCGAAGAACGCATCGCCTGTGATCAACATCATCTCTTCTTCCGCAGTAACCCGAACATTCAGCTCTCGGGGGATCATCTCGACACCCGGCGACTGGGGCGACACGATGAACAGGCTGATCCCCTGCTCTCGCTCATCCGCTCCGGTCTCAGCCGTCCTGGCGGCGACGATCCATCGCTCGGCATCGCACGCTCCGGACACATAGCGCTTGGTACCGCTGAGCAGAAACGACTCGCCCCGCGCGACGGCCTTCATTTCGAAATCGTATAGATCCAGGCCTTCGGTTTCTTCCATGATGGCGGGGCAATACAGGCTCCCCGAGACGATCGCGGGGATGTGCTCGCGCTTCTGCTCGTCGCTCCCGTAGCGCGAGAGCAGATCACAACACAGGAGCTGGTTCATCAACCGATGGGACGCCAGGCCGTTACGAGCCATGTTGTGGAGAAAGACGACGAGGTCTTCGGGCCTCGAACCGGCACCGCCGTACTCTTCAGGCGCGAGGATCCCCAGGTATCCACCCTCGCCGAGAATGCTCCAGAACCGCGCCGGTGAATCGCCCTTCTTCATGTTCTCGAGGAAGTAGGTGGAGTCGAAGTCCTCGGCCAGCTGCCCAACGAACGCAGCCAAGGATCCCTGGTCTGCCGTGTAGCCTTCGCGCTCAAACATCTCGGCCTCTTTTCCTCATCGGGTTTCGCCGGTGCATCCGATTTTCAACCCGTCGCTATCGGTAGCTCTTGGGCAGACCGAGCAACCGCTCTCCCAGGAAATTCAACACCATCTCGTTGTTGATCGGAGCGACCTGGAACACCCGAGCGATCTGGTACAGGGGCCCGATGTCACTGTGCTTGTTCAACCCCTCGACGCCGTAGATGGAAAGGGCCGTGTCGCAGGCATCGACGGCCGCTTCCGAGGCTACGAGCTTGGCCATATTCGCGTACATTCCCGCGAGCTGGGGGGAGCCCTTCTTGTCGTACTCTTCGGTTGCCCTCTTGGTCGCGAGACTCGCGAGTTCGAACTTCAGCTTCGCCCGACCCAATCGCAATCGGATCTGCTGTTGTTCGGCCATCGCCGGACCGGATTTCCGCGGTTGCTTTGCCCGCGCGACAGCTCTGTTGAGGGCGTCGCGTCCCACCAGCAAAGTGATGAGAGCGATCATCAACCGCTCCATGTTCAGTGTGTAGAACACACTCTGCGAGATTCCGCTCCCAGTTCGCGTCTTCTTCTCGCCCACGAGCGCTTCCTTGGGCAGGTGCACGTTGTCGAAGTACACACTGAATTGCGGATCTCCGAGCACTGCGATGTCGAGGGGCGTCATGCTGATGCCCTCGGTCTCCGCTTCAACGACGAATGTACCGATCCCCTGCTCTTTCCCGTCCTTGACGACTCTCGCAATCACGACCATGTAGTACGTTTCATCCGCCGCCGAAATGAACGTCTTCTGGCCGTTGAGAACGAAGTGGTCGCCTTCGTCAACCGCGCGCGTGGAGATCTTGTGCGTGTTCGTACCCGCATCGGGCTCGGTGATGCAGTAACAGAACGTTCTGCCTTTCAAGAGTTCGGGAAGGTACTTGCCCATGAGCAGTGCCATCCCGTCCTTCCCCGACGAGATCGCCGCGAGGCCCATCGCACTGAGGCCGTACTTCGCCGGGCGACGCGTGTACATCGTCCGGGGCAGCCCGGTTCCCAGGTCGGACGCGGACCCTCCTCCGCCGTAGAGCGCCAGAAGCCTCAAGGCGTTGGTTTTCACCGGCAGGCCGGAACCCGGAGAGGAAAACAACTGGCCCGCGTACGGGGCCAGCGGACCGTTCATGACTTCCTGAAGCAGGTTGGGCGCAGAGCCTTCAGCCGTTTCAAGCGTGTCTTGCGCATCTTCTGGACGCAAGCGGTTGCCCAGTCCGGCAGTGAACTCACCCACCGCGCGAATCATCTGCCTCTGCTCTTCGCTGACCTCTTCGAACTGAATCACCCTGGCCCCCTGTCCTGCCATCTGCGCAACCCACCGCTCCGGGATGCAAGCCTAGCCGAAATCCTGCGCGGGGTCTGAAATCCGGACTCCTCTGCGGAGGAGCCCTTGCGCCGGTGCGGGTGCAGTCAGAAGAAACGGGCCTCGGCATGACAGCCGTCATACTCCAGTCTGCAGCGCTCTCTAGAATCACGGGACGAGCCCTGATTTGGGGTTCGGCGACTGGAGGAACACTGAATGAGCGACCAGACCTCGGACTTTCTCAAGGCCTACTCGATCCAATCCTGGCTCGAATCCGCACCGCAGGGATATCTAGAAGGAACGCAGTACGGCCATCCGCCTGAAGAGAAGGAGTCCGAACGGATCCTCAACAATCCGGAAATGCGTCAGCGTTCAATCAGAACGACTTCGAATCTGGTCGCAGGGGAGCGATGTGCTCTCGCTGCATCCGCCGGGCTGGTGGCCTGTGCACCCGATGAGCCCAGTCAGTGCTTTCTGGCCACCCAGACTCTGGATGAGGCCCGCCATGTGGAGATCTTCAAACAGCGCCTGCTCGACCTGGGCGTGAAGAAGGCGGAACTCGAGGACACCATCGCGGAAAACGTGAGTCCCAACCTGGTGAAGTTCGCAGAAGTGCTACTCGAAAAGGTCGAAGCCCGCGACTTCGTCGCAGGCGTGGTCGGACAGAACATCGTCCTGGAAGGCATGGCTTTCCACGTTTTCGAGACCATTCACGCGGGCGCTCGCGAGCACAATCCGAAATTCGCGCATACGCTGGAAGGCACGATCGCGGATGAACGACGGCACGTGGGTTTCGGCGAGAACCGGATCGGCTCCTTGATCCAGCAGCATCCGGAGAAGAAGCCCGCGATCCAGAAGATGCAAACCGATATGTCCTCGTACATGCTCAAGGCCATCGCGGGTATGGCCCCCCCTCGTTCCGAGCCCCAGGTGGAAGAGCGGGTAGGAGTTCTCTCGAACGCGATCTTGCGCGAGTTCCAGATCCGACTCGAACGAGTGGGTCTGGAGTTCCAGGATCCGAGGGCCTGACGGCGAAAACTCGCTTTTCAGGAAGACAGGCTCGGGACTTTGCTGTCGGGCCCAAAACAAAGGCTCGCCCGGAAAGCATTCCCGACCACTAATGGCGGAAGCTGAACACGTCCAACGTCGCTCCTGTTCGCGCGCGAACGGTCCGATCAGTCATGGGCAGTGTTTCGCGCTACTTTTCAGAAGCTCCGAATCCGCGTGCACGATGTCTTGGAGGTCGCGCACACCGGAGACCTGACGAGCCGGGTCGTTGACGTCTTTCTGGTCACTCTCGTGGCCACCAATGTGCTCGCCGTCATCCTCGAATCCGTCGAGAGTTATTCCCAGCAGTACGAAGTCTTCTTCACGACCTTCGAGCAACTCTCCGTCCTGTTTTTCAGTCTGGAGTACGGCTTGCGCGTCTGGGCGATCGCGGAGGCGCGTGAGTACGAAACGGACTCCTCCTGGAAACGCCGTCTGCAGTTCATGTTCACACCCCTGGCCTTGGCCGACCTCCTCGCCATCCTCCCCTTCTACGTCTCGGGGATATTTGGAGTCGATCTGCACTCCATGC
It encodes the following:
- a CDS encoding TetR/AcrR family transcriptional regulator, which gives rise to MAQNRPTSARKKPSQARSQFTVEAILDASAQVFEAHGYAAGTTNRIAERAGVSIGSIYEYFPNKDSIVVALAERELERELQEILSLLERAEGRSLEEVLRAFVETIVVFHSRSPGLHRILFDEAEHPPETHSCVLRFEESLAHALEAVLLRRGLGIDDMDLAAHLVVQTAESLAHRFVLRGIHELDQDRFVEEVTRLLARYLGTTGTE
- a CDS encoding 1,4-dihydroxy-2-naphthoyl-CoA synthase, which codes for MVSETFDPDRWQTVPGTDFQDITYHRAIDQGTVRIAFDRPEVRNAFRPKTVDELYRALDHARMTTDVGCILLTGNGPSAKDGGWAFCSGGDQRIRGRDGYRYAEGEEAVSIDPTRTGRLHILEVQRLIRCMPKIVMAVVPGYAVGGGHSLHVTCDLTLASREHAVFKQTDTDVASFDGGFGSAYLARQIGQKFAREIFFLGRSYSADQAHQMGMVNEVVPHAQLESTALDWAAEINTKSPTGQRMAKFAMNLIDDGLIGQQIFAGEATRLAYMTDEAEEGRDAFLEKRKRDFSRFPWHF
- a CDS encoding acyl-CoA dehydrogenase, which encodes MIQFEEVSEEQRQMIRAVGEFTAGLGNRLRPEDAQDTLETAEGSAPNLLQEVMNGPLAPYAGQLFSSPGSGLPVKTNALRLLALYGGGGSASDLGTGLPRTMYTRRPAKYGLSAMGLAAISSGKDGMALLMGKYLPELLKGRTFCYCITEPDAGTNTHKISTRAVDEGDHFVLNGQKTFISAADETYYMVVIARVVKDGKEQGIGTFVVEAETEGISMTPLDIAVLGDPQFSVYFDNVHLPKEALVGEKKTRTGSGISQSVFYTLNMERLMIALITLLVGRDALNRAVARAKQPRKSGPAMAEQQQIRLRLGRAKLKFELASLATKRATEEYDKKGSPQLAGMYANMAKLVASEAAVDACDTALSIYGVEGLNKHSDIGPLYQIARVFQVAPINNEMVLNFLGERLLGLPKSYR
- a CDS encoding acyl-CoA/acyl-ACP dehydrogenase, translated to MFEREGYTADQGSLAAFVGQLAEDFDSTYFLENMKKGDSPARFWSILGEGGYLGILAPEEYGGAGSRPEDLVVFLHNMARNGLASHRLMNQLLCCDLLSRYGSDEQKREHIPAIVSGSLYCPAIMEETEGLDLYDFEMKAVARGESFLLSGTKRYVSGACDAERWIVAARTAETGADEREQGISLFIVSPQSPGVEMIPRELNVRVTAEEEMMLITGDAFFDVVFEDVEVSRADLIGPENSAAEAIAASANLLFLMTAVTAIGWGENVLEKAVEYAGNRTIFEEPIGAYQAIQHRLVRARTELELAKLAIARAVGSYANHEADVGVYSSVAKCAASEAAYQACDISLQTHGGYGFDRETGIITLWPLILLSRILPLNNEVILEDFAEAALDLPARSN